One Solanum lycopersicum chromosome 2, SLM_r2.1 genomic region harbors:
- the LOC101262974 gene encoding eukaryotic translation initiation factor 5, with amino-acid sequence MALQNIGAGNSDDAFYRYKMPRMITKIEGRGNGIKTNIVNMVDVAKALARPASYTTKHFGCELGAQSKFDEKTGTSLVNGAHDTAKLAGLLEIFIKKYVQCYGCGNPETEILITKTQMIQLKCAACGFISDVDMRDKLTTFILKNPPESKKGAKDKKAMRRAEKERLKEGEAADEELKKLKKETKKKVSSKEATAKPTLKKKASGSDDDHASPPKRHVNVREEEEEDDDDVQWQTDTSMEAAQQRIQEQLSAVTAEMVMLSTNETEKKPKAATTQARQSSKVVSAPSEDDPKTENGEKTSETLVEDVKIHLKKGVTASQFQSFLGSLSGSPQDIVTAVYEALLDGVEKAFAKELMKKKGYLLAAVGKEDGSQLCLLRALEVFCGKSNPAAVKEVALVLKALYDADVLEEEFVVQWYQEGVAGVQKDSKIWKNVKPFIDWLQSAESESEED; translated from the coding sequence ATGGCTTTGCAGAATATTGGAGCTGGCAACAGTGATGATGCCTTCTACAGGTATAAGATGCCGAGGATGATTACCAAGATAGAGGGGCGTGGGAATGGCATCAAGACAAACATCGTCAACATGGTTGACGTTGCAAAAGCTCTAGCGCGGCCAGCATCTTACACCACAAAACATTTTGGGTGCGAGCTTGGAGCTCAGTCGAAGTTTGATGAAAAAACTGGGACCTCCCTTGTCAATGGAGCTCATGATACTGCCAAGCTTGCTGGTCTTCTTGAGATTTTCATCAAGAAATATGTTCAGTGCTATGGGTGTGGAAACCCTGAAACTGAGATCCTTATCACTAAAACTCAGATGATCCAACTGAAGTGTGCTGCATGTGGTTTTATTTCTGATGTAGACATGAGAGACAAGCTGACAACCTTTATTCTTAAAAACCCACCCGAGTCTAAGAAGGGAGCCAAAGACAAGAAGGCAATGAGAAGAGCTGAAAAGGAGCGTCTAAAGGAAGGTGAAGCTGCTGATGAAGAGCTGAAGAAGCTtaagaaagaaacaaagaaaaaggtTTCTTCCAAGGAAGCCACTGCAAAACCTACCTTGAAAAAGAAAGCTAGCGGCTCTGATGATGATCATGCATCCCCACCCAAAAGGCATGTGAATGTCAGggaagaggaggaagaagatgatgatgatgttcaatGGCAAACTGATACATCAATGGAAGCTGCACAACAGCGCATACAGGAACAGTTGAGTGCTGTGACTGCTGAAATGGTTATGCTCTCCAcaaatgagacagagaagaAGCCCAAGGCAGCTACTACGCAAGCTCGCCAAAGTTCCAAGGTTGTTTCTGCACCCTCTGAGGATGATCCCAAAACTGAGAATGGAGAGAAAACATCCGAGACTCTTGTTGAGGATGTGAAAATACATCTGAAAAAGGGAGTTACTGCCAGCCAATTTCAATCTTTCTTGGGTTCGCTCTCTGGATCCCCTCAGGACATAGTTACTGCTGTCTACGAGGCACTCTTGGATGGTGTGGAGAAAGCATTCGCCAAGGAGCTTATGAAGAAGAAAGGTTATCTGCTTGCTGCTGTTGGTAAAGAGGATGGGTCACAGCTATGTTTGCTCAGAGCACTGGAAGTATTCTGTGGGAAATCTAACCCAGCAGCTGTGAAGGAAGTAGCACTCGTTTTGAAAGCTTTGTATGATGCTGATGTGTTGGAGGAGGAGTTTGTAGTGCAGTGGTATCAAGAGGGTGTTGCTGGGGTTCAGAAGGACTCCAAAATTTGGAAGAATGTCAAACCCTTCATTGACTGGCTTCAAAGTGCCGAGTCCGAGTCCGAGGAGGACTGA